From the genome of Methanobrevibacter smithii ATCC 35061, one region includes:
- a CDS encoding phosphoglycerate kinase, whose product MMADKFNTIDDFDVENKTVLVRIDINSPVDPSSGIILDDTRLKLHAKTIKELSNKGAKVVLLAHQSRPGKKDFTDLSQHANALSDLLNLRVKYIDSIFSKAAKEAIKQLKPHEILLLENVRFFSEESLSRPAEAQAETLLVRQLSPVIDYFVNDAFAAAHRSQASLVGFTLNTPSAAGRVMEKELTVIQNALDNVEHPCVFLLGGMKPDDSIDVMENVLSNGTADSILTTGIVGNIVLWAAGVDIGEVNKNFIISKGYESMVSKAEELIEKFGNKVKYPIDVAIEKDGERKDVDCGEIPNESIFDIGVKTISYYAKIIRDSKTVFANGPAGVFEDPKFAMGTEDLINAMAKSNAFTLIGGGHIAAATSALGYEDQMSHLSSGGGACISMLAGKKLAAVQALRDSAKNSKN is encoded by the coding sequence ATGATGGCTGATAAATTTAATACAATTGATGACTTTGATGTTGAAAATAAAACTGTGCTGGTTAGAATTGATATTAATTCTCCGGTTGATCCTAGTTCTGGAATCATATTGGATGATACAAGATTAAAATTACATGCTAAAACAATTAAAGAATTGTCTAATAAAGGAGCTAAAGTTGTATTGCTTGCTCATCAAAGCCGTCCGGGTAAAAAAGATTTCACAGATTTGTCCCAGCATGCTAATGCATTATCTGACCTTTTGAATTTAAGAGTAAAGTACATAGACTCTATTTTTTCAAAAGCTGCAAAAGAAGCTATTAAACAGTTAAAACCTCATGAAATTCTTTTACTTGAAAATGTAAGGTTCTTTTCTGAAGAATCTTTATCCAGACCTGCTGAAGCTCAGGCAGAAACATTACTTGTTAGGCAACTGTCTCCTGTGATTGATTATTTTGTTAATGATGCATTTGCAGCAGCTCATAGATCTCAGGCATCTTTAGTAGGTTTTACTCTCAACACTCCTTCAGCTGCAGGCAGGGTAATGGAAAAAGAACTGACTGTAATTCAAAATGCACTGGATAATGTGGAACATCCCTGTGTATTCCTGCTTGGAGGAATGAAACCTGATGATTCAATAGATGTTATGGAAAATGTATTAAGTAACGGTACTGCAGATTCTATCTTAACAACAGGTATTGTAGGAAACATTGTTCTTTGGGCTGCAGGTGTGGATATCGGTGAGGTAAACAAGAATTTCATAATAAGCAAAGGATATGAATCAATGGTTTCTAAAGCTGAGGAACTTATTGAAAAATTCGGAAATAAAGTAAAATACCCTATTGATGTAGCTATTGAAAAAGATGGTGAAAGAAAGGATGTTGACTGTGGAGAAATTCCTAATGAATCTATTTTTGACATTGGTGTAAAAACAATCAGTTATTATGCAAAAATAATTCGTGATTCAAAAACAGTATTTGCAAACGGTCCTGCAGGTGTATTTGAAGACCCTAAATTTGCAATGGGCACTGAAGATTTGATTAATGCTATGGCTAAATCAAATGCATTTACACTGATTGGCGGAGGCCATATTGCTGCGGCTACTTCAGCTTTAGGTTATGAAGATCAAATGAGTCATTTAAGTAGTGGTGGCGGAGCTTGCATCAGTATGCTTGCAGGTAAAAAACTGGCTGCCGTTCAGGCATTAAGGGATTCAGCAAAAAATAGTAAAAATTAA
- a CDS encoding fumarate hydratase C-terminal domain-containing protein produces the protein MKKIKTPISDEEISELQIGDKILLSGVMYTGRDAALPQLVELIKKGKTPINTNGIAIMHTAVSDAGIAPTTSNKEEIESTIPFLSENGVKIHIGKGMLNDETKKALNKNNSIFVITPPVAALLTNNVLEKECVAFENEGIEALYKLKVENIPGIVAIAHGKSI, from the coding sequence ATGAAAAAAATAAAAACACCGATAAGCGATGAAGAAATAAGTGAACTTCAAATTGGAGACAAAATTTTACTCTCCGGAGTAATGTATACCGGAAGGGATGCTGCACTGCCGCAACTTGTAGAACTGATAAAAAAAGGAAAAACTCCCATCAATACAAATGGAATAGCTATAATGCATACTGCAGTTAGTGATGCCGGAATAGCTCCAACAACAAGCAATAAAGAAGAAATAGAATCCACAATTCCTTTTTTAAGTGAAAATGGTGTTAAAATCCATATCGGCAAAGGAATGTTAAATGACGAAACAAAAAAAGCTTTAAATAAAAACAATTCCATTTTCGTAATAACTCCACCTGTAGCCGCACTGCTTACAAACAATGTTTTAGAAAAAGAGTGTGTTGCTTTTGAAAATGAAGGCATTGAAGCTTTATATAAATTAAAAGTAGAAAATATCCCTGGAATAGTAGCTATTGCCCATGGAAAAAGTATTTAG
- a CDS encoding 4Fe-4S binding protein: protein MIIIDENLCKGCHLCLYMCPQNVYAISSEPNKKSVQLPYVNFGDRCDKCGKCEIACPDQAITVNDLEGE from the coding sequence ATGATTATTATTGACGAAAATTTATGCAAAGGGTGTCACCTTTGTTTATATATGTGTCCGCAGAATGTTTACGCAATATCTTCTGAACCTAATAAAAAAAGCGTACAATTGCCGTATGTTAATTTTGGAGATAGGTGTGACAAATGTGGTAAATGTGAAATAGCTTGTCCTGATCAGGCTATCACAGTAAATGATTTAGAGGGTGAATAG
- a CDS encoding Ig-like domain repeat protein yields the protein MDNKILVLVCAVILILAVIVSAFVFINPQEESSLTITSNATLYDGDNCTVKLTDENGLGISNKTVNVTLTDEKGLKSNFKYITDNEGLISFNISGVGNYSINCVFDGDGNYKSTNVTQNVSVISNVVQDGNNGFKDTSNQKSSSYYEDDHLSCEQLKAKYPEMSDGELFERFGERGDNGIMYNGKHVWEDRGDGRTYSGHPI from the coding sequence ATGGATAATAAAATTTTAGTTCTTGTTTGTGCAGTTATACTAATTTTAGCAGTTATTGTTTCTGCTTTTGTTTTTATAAATCCGCAGGAAGAATCATCATTAACAATTACAAGTAATGCAACTTTATATGATGGAGATAATTGTACGGTTAAGCTAACTGATGAAAATGGTCTTGGAATATCTAATAAAACAGTTAATGTAACTTTAACTGATGAAAAAGGATTAAAATCTAATTTTAAATATATTACTGATAATGAAGGGTTAATTAGTTTTAATATAAGTGGTGTTGGTAATTATTCTATTAATTGTGTTTTTGATGGGGATGGGAACTATAAAAGTACTAATGTAACTCAAAATGTAAGTGTTATTAGTAATGTAGTTCAAGATGGAAATAATGGATTTAAAGATACATCTAATCAAAAATCATCTTCTTATTATGAAGATGATCATTTGTCCTGTGAACAATTAAAAGCCAAATATCCTGAAATGTCTGACGGCGAATTATTTGAGAGATTCGGTGAAAGAGGGGATAATGGAATAATGTATAATGGAAAACATGTATGGGAAGATAGGGGTGATGGAAGAACATATAGTGGACATCCTATTTAG
- the sucC gene encoding ADP-forming succinate--CoA ligase subunit beta codes for MKFFEYMAKRIFNEEGIPILEGHVANSAEEATSIASDMGVPVAIKSQVLVGGRGKAGGIKFADNSGEAYKVADSLIGNTINGERVHQLLIEKKANIIKEFFLSISIDRANKKPVIMVSNEGGVEIENLAKTNPEKIIKYHPNPLIEFLPYESREIARKMGVPSELISPMGDVIYKLYKLFEKYDAETAEINPLVLTDEGLIAADAKFVVENDSLYRHPDLVKLARYKKKAVDFVKLDGDIAVIGNGAGLTLTGMDMIKFHGGEPATFLDIGGGASEESIKKSLNIVLNYEPVKVVFLNVLGGITKADDVAHGVVDAIKESKSLVSIVIRLTGTNEEEGQRILEEAGIPYEISMEKAAKKAVELCNKIKAEE; via the coding sequence ATGAAATTTTTCGAATATATGGCAAAAAGAATTTTTAACGAGGAAGGAATTCCAATTTTAGAAGGGCATGTTGCCAATTCTGCTGAAGAAGCAACATCTATTGCATCAGATATGGGTGTACCTGTTGCAATAAAATCTCAAGTATTAGTTGGTGGTAGAGGTAAAGCCGGAGGTATTAAATTTGCAGATAACTCTGGTGAAGCATACAAAGTTGCTGATTCATTGATTGGTAATACAATTAATGGTGAAAGAGTACATCAGCTTTTAATTGAGAAAAAAGCAAACATTATTAAAGAATTTTTCTTAAGTATATCCATTGACAGAGCCAATAAAAAACCGGTTATTATGGTAAGTAATGAAGGTGGGGTTGAAATTGAAAATTTAGCTAAAACAAATCCTGAAAAGATAATTAAATATCATCCAAATCCTTTAATTGAATTTTTACCATATGAATCCCGTGAAATAGCTCGTAAAATGGGTGTTCCATCAGAGTTAATATCTCCGATGGGTGATGTAATATACAAATTATATAAATTATTTGAGAAATATGATGCAGAAACCGCTGAAATCAATCCATTGGTATTGACTGACGAAGGATTAATAGCTGCTGATGCAAAATTCGTTGTGGAAAATGACTCATTATACAGACATCCTGATTTGGTAAAACTTGCACGTTATAAGAAAAAAGCAGTAGATTTCGTTAAATTAGATGGGGATATTGCAGTTATCGGTAATGGTGCAGGTTTAACATTGACAGGTATGGACATGATTAAATTCCACGGTGGAGAACCTGCTACTTTCTTAGATATCGGTGGGGGAGCTTCAGAAGAAAGTATTAAAAAATCCCTTAACATAGTACTAAATTATGAACCAGTTAAAGTAGTATTTTTAAATGTTTTAGGAGGAATTACTAAAGCAGATGATGTTGCTCATGGTGTTGTTGATGCTATTAAGGAATCCAAAAGCTTAGTATCAATTGTAATTAGGTTAACCGGTACTAATGAGGAAGAAGGTCAAAGAATACTTGAAGAAGCAGGAATTCCATATGAAATTTCAATGGAAAAAGCAGCTAAAAAAGCTGTTGAGCTTTGTAATAAAATTAAGGCTGAAGAATGA
- a CDS encoding 2-oxoacid:acceptor oxidoreductase subunit alpha: MSEEFFIQGNEACAKGALKAGCRFFAGYPITPSTEVAETLARELPKVGGAFVQMEDEIASAGAIIGGSWGGSKSMTATSGPGISLMQENIGYAFISETPIVIVNVQRGSPSTGQPTMAAQADMMQARWGSHGDYEPIALSPSSVQEFFDFTIKAFNLAEQYRTPVFVLADEVIGHMREKIVVEDDIEVISREMPEDKDDFLPFKNSESVNPMPSFGAGFNIHVTGLTHDERGYPDTNSPETHQTLVKRLCNKVLKNKDKICSIQTENCEDADIVIVSYGAPVRSVITATKEARANGKKVGYIKIDTPWPFPDEQIKQLTKNANDVLVVEMNLGQMYYEVDRAVNATANTHLLGVIGGLLPTPEEILSKIEEIGGN, translated from the coding sequence ATGTCAGAAGAATTTTTTATTCAAGGAAATGAAGCATGTGCAAAAGGTGCATTGAAGGCAGGTTGCAGATTTTTTGCAGGTTATCCTATTACTCCATCTACTGAAGTAGCTGAAACTTTAGCTCGTGAACTTCCAAAAGTCGGGGGAGCTTTTGTTCAAATGGAAGATGAAATTGCATCAGCAGGCGCTATTATTGGTGGTTCATGGGGAGGATCCAAATCTATGACTGCAACTTCAGGACCGGGTATTTCTTTAATGCAGGAAAATATAGGTTATGCATTTATTTCAGAGACTCCAATTGTTATTGTTAATGTTCAAAGAGGTTCTCCATCTACTGGTCAGCCAACAATGGCTGCTCAGGCTGATATGATGCAGGCCCGTTGGGGATCTCACGGAGACTATGAACCGATAGCTTTATCTCCATCCAGTGTTCAGGAATTTTTTGATTTCACTATAAAAGCTTTTAACTTAGCTGAACAGTACAGAACTCCAGTATTTGTTTTAGCTGATGAAGTTATTGGACACATGAGGGAAAAAATCGTTGTTGAAGATGATATTGAAGTTATTTCCAGAGAAATGCCTGAAGATAAAGATGACTTCCTGCCATTTAAAAATTCAGAAAGTGTTAATCCGATGCCTTCTTTTGGAGCAGGTTTCAATATACATGTAACAGGTTTAACTCATGATGAAAGAGGTTATCCGGATACTAACTCTCCGGAAACTCATCAAACTCTTGTTAAACGTTTATGCAATAAAGTGTTAAAAAATAAAGATAAAATTTGTTCTATCCAGACTGAAAATTGTGAAGATGCAGATATTGTTATAGTATCTTATGGTGCTCCGGTTAGGTCTGTTATAACTGCTACTAAAGAAGCCAGAGCTAATGGCAAAAAAGTAGGTTATATTAAAATTGATACTCCATGGCCGTTCCCAGATGAACAAATAAAACAATTAACTAAAAATGCAAATGATGTTTTAGTTGTTGAAATGAATTTAGGTCAAATGTATTATGAAGTAGATAGGGCAGTTAACGCTACAGCTAATACTCATCTTTTAGGTGTTATTGGAGGATTATTGCCAACTCCTGAAGAAATTTTATCAAAAATTGAAGAGATTGGAGGAAACTAA
- the tpiA gene encoding triose-phosphate isomerase, with the protein MNTPIVILNYKTYLESSGENALELARALKSASEESGITMVAAPQAADIYRIQDQISLPIFAQHIDPITPGGHTGSNLIETLIEAGISGSLINHSENRMKLADIDEVIQLCKQNDIESCVCTNNIATSKAIATFSPDAVAVEPPELIGTGIPVSQAQPEVVEDSVKGVKSINKKIKVLCGAGISTGDDMKAAMDLGADGVLLASGIVKAKNPKEALLDLVSKL; encoded by the coding sequence ATGAATACGCCAATTGTAATATTAAATTATAAAACTTATTTGGAATCTAGCGGGGAAAATGCATTGGAGTTAGCTCGTGCATTAAAAAGTGCTTCTGAAGAATCTGGTATAACTATGGTTGCAGCTCCACAAGCGGCAGATATTTATAGGATTCAGGATCAAATTTCTTTACCTATTTTTGCACAGCACATTGATCCAATTACTCCTGGAGGACATACAGGTTCTAATTTAATTGAAACTTTAATTGAAGCAGGTATAAGCGGTAGTTTAATTAACCACTCTGAAAATAGAATGAAACTGGCTGATATTGATGAAGTTATACAATTGTGTAAGCAAAATGATATTGAATCCTGTGTTTGTACAAACAATATTGCAACTAGTAAAGCAATAGCTACTTTCAGTCCCGATGCAGTAGCTGTAGAACCTCCGGAACTTATTGGTACAGGTATTCCAGTATCTCAGGCACAGCCTGAAGTTGTTGAAGACTCTGTTAAAGGAGTTAAATCAATCAACAAAAAAATCAAAGTCTTATGCGGTGCAGGAATATCAACTGGTGATGATATGAAAGCCGCAATGGATTTAGGTGCAGATGGAGTTTTATTAGCTTCAGGTATTGTTAAGGCTAAAAATCCTAAAGAAGCTTTACTTGATTTGGTTAGTAAATTATAA
- a CDS encoding 2-oxoacid:ferredoxin oxidoreductase subunit gamma, with product MRKELRIGGFGGQGVILAGIILGKAACLFDKNEAVQTQSYGPEARGGASKCEVVISDEKIDYPKVQSPDILVAMSHEALLKYIVDLKDNGILIVDPGTTTIEDVQDFIDEHNIKVYNAPATKTAMDDIGLKIVANIVMVGAITKITGVISKDAAIESIKASVPAGTEDKNIAAFEAGYNF from the coding sequence ATGAGAAAAGAATTAAGAATCGGCGGGTTTGGAGGACAAGGAGTAATTCTTGCAGGAATTATTTTAGGAAAAGCTGCTTGTCTTTTTGATAAAAATGAAGCAGTTCAAACCCAGTCTTATGGTCCTGAAGCTCGTGGGGGAGCTTCCAAATGTGAAGTTGTTATTAGTGATGAAAAAATTGATTATCCTAAAGTTCAAAGTCCTGATATTTTAGTAGCAATGTCTCATGAAGCATTACTTAAATATATTGTTGATTTAAAGGATAATGGAATTTTAATTGTTGATCCTGGAACAACAACTATCGAAGATGTTCAGGATTTTATTGATGAACATAATATTAAAGTTTATAATGCTCCGGCAACCAAAACCGCAATGGATGATATTGGTCTTAAAATTGTAGCTAATATTGTTATGGTTGGAGCTATTACAAAAATTACAGGAGTTATATCTAAAGATGCGGCTATTGAATCAATTAAAGCTAGTGTTCCTGCAGGAACTGAAGATAAAAACATAGCTGCTTTTGAAGCAGGATATAATTTCTAA
- a CDS encoding flavodoxin family protein encodes MKFFAINGSHRKDGNTAQLLEKALEGIKSVCSDAEIESVNLYDVPFNGCKSCFACKKINGRHYGKCVYKDDFKPILEEIVQADGVILGSPVYFGDVSGVMRCFLERFIFPFFVYDEDMTSLAPKKMAIGCIYTMNLDEETARQFGYHDLFDKNEFVLEKMFTKPFHLYSYDTYQFDYSKYKMDLFTEDEKLKTRKMQFPIDLENAFKLGEKIAIEAKQRG; translated from the coding sequence ATGAAATTTTTTGCCATAAATGGTAGTCACAGAAAAGATGGAAATACTGCTCAGCTTTTAGAAAAAGCTTTGGAAGGAATAAAATCAGTTTGCAGTGATGCTGAAATTGAATCAGTTAATTTATATGATGTTCCTTTTAATGGCTGCAAAAGCTGTTTTGCATGTAAAAAGATTAATGGTCGTCATTATGGAAAATGTGTTTATAAAGATGACTTTAAACCAATTTTGGAAGAAATTGTTCAGGCAGACGGTGTAATACTGGGATCTCCAGTTTACTTTGGTGATGTAAGTGGGGTAATGAGGTGCTTTTTAGAGCGTTTTATCTTTCCATTCTTTGTTTATGATGAGGATATGACTAGCTTAGCTCCAAAAAAGATGGCTATTGGATGTATTTACACTATGAATCTTGATGAGGAAACTGCAAGACAATTTGGCTACCATGATTTATTCGATAAAAATGAATTTGTTTTGGAAAAGATGTTTACAAAACCGTTTCATCTTTATTCCTACGACACCTATCAGTTTGATTATTCAAAGTATAAAATGGATCTTTTTACTGAAGATGAAAAATTAAAAACACGTAAAATGCAGTTTCCGATTGATTTGGAAAATGCATTTAAATTAGGAGAAAAAATAGCTATTGAAGCAAAACAACGCGGCTGA
- a CDS encoding 2-oxoacid:ferredoxin oxidoreductase subunit beta yields the protein MSVEKDPNGNKFIPYMREDRLPHIFCPGCGNGSIMNAFFKGMEEAEMDFDNIAMVSGIGCSSRVPGYVKCDSLHTTHGRALSFATGLKVSNSDLDIVVFTGDGDAASIGGNHLIHAARRNINLTVICINNNIYGMTGGQISPTSPKGSFGTTAPYGNGDYPFKLAELVAAAGATYAARWTTVQVDELVDSIKTALKNPGFSFIEVVSQCPTYYGRKNNLKTPTAMAVTMKINTLSKEDAEGMSDDELIGKIVTGEFANKSRPEFSENIEKLSEDKSGSRTLVNSAYESDL from the coding sequence ATGTCAGTCGAAAAAGATCCTAATGGAAACAAATTTATTCCTTATATGAGAGAAGACAGGCTTCCTCATATCTTTTGTCCGGGTTGTGGAAATGGTAGTATTATGAATGCTTTTTTCAAAGGAATGGAAGAAGCTGAAATGGATTTTGATAATATAGCTATGGTTTCAGGTATTGGATGTTCTTCAAGAGTTCCGGGTTATGTTAAATGTGATTCATTACACACAACTCACGGAAGAGCACTTAGTTTTGCAACTGGTTTAAAAGTGTCCAACTCTGATTTGGATATTGTTGTATTTACCGGAGACGGTGATGCCGCTTCCATTGGAGGTAATCATTTAATCCATGCAGCTAGAAGAAACATTAATTTAACTGTTATTTGTATTAACAACAATATTTATGGAATGACTGGTGGTCAGATTAGTCCAACTTCTCCAAAAGGCAGTTTTGGAACAACTGCACCTTATGGAAATGGTGATTATCCATTTAAATTAGCAGAACTTGTTGCAGCTGCTGGTGCAACTTATGCAGCAAGATGGACAACTGTTCAGGTTGATGAACTGGTAGATTCTATTAAAACAGCTCTAAAAAATCCAGGATTTTCATTTATTGAAGTTGTTTCCCAATGTCCAACTTATTATGGTCGTAAAAACAATCTCAAAACCCCAACAGCTATGGCAGTAACTATGAAAATAAATACATTGTCAAAAGAAGATGCTGAAGGTATGAGTGATGATGAATTAATCGGAAAAATTGTCACTGGTGAATTTGCCAATAAATCAAGACCGGAATTTAGTGAAAATATTGAAAAATTAAGCGAAGACAAATCAGGTAGCAGAACTCTTGTTAATTCTGCATATGAATCAGATTTATAA
- a CDS encoding DUF763 domain-containing protein, whose protein sequence is MQKKGSVNLPLHGGHPPKWLFSRMVKLSCAITEVILDEYGPHEFLNRISNPYWFQSFSCVLGFDWHSSGTTTTTLGALKQSIKPEEHGLYLSGGKGEKSRKTPEGIQRAGEIFNLKTKTVEEMVKGSKLSAKVDNSCIQDGYTLYQHNFFITEKGDWAVVQQGLNTENKYARRYHWMSDTAIDFLEDPHSAISCDVKNPESLNMTDKKSKEAQNISVDLINDNPEHLRSYFKRKDNQMLLTDFTMPSHHPVLDMDISDKEFEVLKNAWEIQPENYEELILLKGIGPKKIRALALISDLVFGESASWEDPVKYSFTHGGKDGFPYPVDKKVYDNSINTMRDAIDQAKLKKDEKIKAIKRLDDFIS, encoded by the coding sequence ATGCAAAAAAAGGGATCTGTCAATTTACCACTTCACGGAGGCCATCCGCCAAAATGGCTGTTTTCAAGAATGGTGAAACTGTCCTGTGCAATTACAGAAGTTATTCTTGATGAATACGGACCTCACGAGTTTTTAAATAGAATATCAAATCCATACTGGTTTCAGTCATTTTCCTGCGTATTAGGCTTTGACTGGCACTCCTCAGGAACAACTACAACAACTCTCGGAGCTCTAAAACAATCTATTAAACCCGAAGAACATGGATTATATCTTAGCGGAGGCAAAGGAGAAAAATCCCGTAAAACTCCAGAAGGAATACAACGAGCCGGAGAAATATTCAATTTAAAAACAAAAACTGTCGAAGAAATGGTAAAAGGAAGCAAATTATCTGCCAAAGTAGATAACTCCTGCATTCAAGACGGATACACCCTATACCAGCATAATTTTTTCATTACAGAAAAAGGAGACTGGGCTGTTGTTCAACAAGGATTAAACACCGAAAACAAATATGCCAGACGTTATCACTGGATGAGCGATACTGCAATCGATTTTTTGGAAGATCCCCATAGTGCAATTTCATGTGACGTTAAAAATCCTGAATCACTAAACATGACTGACAAGAAAAGTAAGGAAGCTCAAAATATCAGTGTTGACTTAATTAATGATAATCCTGAGCATTTGCGTAGCTATTTTAAAAGAAAAGATAATCAGATGCTATTAACAGATTTTACAATGCCCTCCCACCATCCGGTTTTAGATATGGATATTTCAGATAAGGAATTTGAAGTTCTTAAAAATGCCTGGGAAATACAGCCAGAAAACTATGAGGAATTAATTTTACTTAAAGGAATTGGTCCCAAAAAAATAAGAGCACTGGCTTTAATATCTGATTTGGTTTTTGGAGAAAGCGCAAGCTGGGAAGATCCTGTAAAATATAGCTTTACCCACGGTGGAAAAGACGGATTTCCATACCCCGTTGATAAAAAAGTTTATGACAATTCAATAAACACAATGAGAGATGCTATTGACCAAGCCAAATTAAAAAAAGATGAAAAAATTAAAGCCATCAAAAGGTTAGATGACTTTATTAGCTAA
- a CDS encoding peptidylprolyl isomerase, with protein sequence MAINNGDFVRLNFTGKIKENDEIFDTTFEDVAKEAGLFDENKEYKPIPIIVGGNHLLPAIEEAIVGLEAGDSKTIEIDSENAFGPRNKQLIQLIPMKEFKRQGMTPVPGMKITSEGSTGKILTVNGGRVKVDFNHELAGKDLIFDVDVTEIIDNDEDKIKSMIELHYAAPNMDINKTVIDIDGDVVNITLDDVAKFDQKSYMDVTFARFRIAKDIWENMDFEKVNFVDSFEKKQEEDEEEAEE encoded by the coding sequence ATGGCTATTAATAACGGAGATTTTGTAAGATTAAATTTTACTGGAAAAATTAAAGAAAACGATGAAATATTTGATACTACTTTTGAAGATGTAGCTAAAGAAGCAGGTTTATTTGATGAAAACAAAGAATACAAACCTATTCCAATTATTGTAGGTGGAAATCATTTATTACCTGCTATTGAAGAAGCTATTGTTGGATTAGAAGCAGGCGATTCCAAAACTATCGAAATTGATAGTGAAAATGCTTTCGGACCTAGAAACAAACAATTAATTCAATTAATCCCAATGAAAGAATTCAAAAGACAAGGTATGACTCCTGTACCGGGTATGAAAATTACTTCTGAAGGAAGCACTGGTAAAATCTTAACTGTTAACGGTGGAAGAGTAAAAGTGGACTTCAACCATGAATTAGCAGGTAAAGATTTAATTTTTGATGTTGATGTTACTGAAATCATTGACAATGACGAAGACAAAATTAAAAGTATGATTGAGTTACATTACGCAGCTCCTAATATGGATATTAACAAAACCGTAATTGATATTGACGGGGATGTTGTAAACATAACTTTAGATGATGTTGCTAAATTCGATCAAAAATCTTACATGGATGTAACCTTTGCTAGATTCAGAATAGCTAAAGACATCTGGGAAAACATGGACTTTGAAAAAGTCAACTTTGTTGATTCCTTCGAGAAAAAACAAGAAGAAGATGAAGAAGAAGCAGAAGAATAA
- the twy1 gene encoding 4-demethylwyosine synthase TYW1, which translates to MSLNKKQVEKLESSGYRFVGSHNHAAAKICHWTKQSILDKGVCYKEKFYGIESHRCLQMAPAVPNCQQKCEFCWRDLSYTQTQWEGEYDDPKTIIDEAVKAQNNLLCGFFGNDKANKEKLEESKTPTNAAISLAGEPMLYPEIDELIAEFNRRNFTTFVVSNGQCVDKLKNLENEPYQLYLSLDAPTKKIYNDVCRPQISEGWDNLNQSLDTLASFNSRTCIRTTCVKGRNMTNPEKYAELIKKASPDFVEIKAYMCVGSSRHRLTPDNMPTFDEVKSFAQKIGENCGKKIVNESEVSRVVLLQ; encoded by the coding sequence ATGTCATTAAATAAAAAACAAGTAGAAAAATTAGAGTCAAGCGGATACAGATTTGTTGGCAGCCACAATCATGCAGCTGCTAAAATATGTCACTGGACCAAACAAAGTATCTTAGATAAGGGAGTTTGTTATAAAGAGAAATTTTATGGTATTGAAAGTCACAGATGTCTTCAAATGGCTCCTGCAGTACCTAACTGTCAGCAAAAATGTGAGTTTTGCTGGAGAGATTTGTCATATACCCAAACCCAATGGGAAGGAGAATACGATGATCCGAAAACCATAATTGATGAAGCTGTTAAAGCTCAAAATAATTTACTTTGCGGTTTTTTTGGAAATGATAAAGCAAATAAAGAAAAATTAGAAGAATCCAAAACTCCTACAAATGCAGCTATTTCACTGGCTGGAGAACCGATGTTATATCCTGAAATTGATGAATTAATAGCTGAATTTAATCGCCGTAATTTCACAACATTTGTTGTCAGCAATGGTCAGTGCGTAGACAAATTAAAAAACTTAGAAAATGAACCTTACCAGCTGTATCTTTCCTTAGATGCTCCTACAAAGAAAATATATAATGATGTTTGCCGACCTCAAATTAGTGAAGGCTGGGATAATTTAAACCAATCACTTGATACACTAGCTAGTTTTAACTCCCGTACATGCATAAGAACAACATGCGTTAAGGGAAGAAATATGACTAATCCTGAAAAGTATGCTGAACTGATTAAAAAAGCCAGCCCAGATTTTGTAGAAATAAAAGCATACATGTGTGTGGGATCATCAAGACACAGATTAACCCCTGACAATATGCCAACATTTGATGAAGTCAAAAGTTTTGCCCAAAAAATAGGAGAAAATTGCGGTAAAAAAATAGTTAACGAATCTGAAGTCAGCCGCGTTGTTTTGCTTCAATAG